From Rutidosis leptorrhynchoides isolate AG116_Rl617_1_P2 chromosome 3, CSIRO_AGI_Rlap_v1, whole genome shotgun sequence, a single genomic window includes:
- the LOC139900252 gene encoding uncharacterized protein, producing the protein MAVSTKCSIKGQVKSISLPSRSHPTTLRIEQQLNTTKTAASVAAAKPTAETICNGLLELVEVYKCMDTLLNSSSTKLLISRQQNKKWVENLIDETVNFLDVCGSTKDMVTQIKEHIVDLQCALRRRKGDSNVENSIMKYNCFRKKIKKDIKLLAGNLKKVDNVITVVDSDIDHQLAAVIKSVIEVSEITVSVFESLLMFMSLPISRANKWALVVSKLMHKGMVTCEHQQEQMNEFESVEDALKSLYKCESYADEFEKMQVTKSRLEKLETRIDCVETKLECMFRQLIGTRSSLLNIISQ; encoded by the coding sequence ATGGCAGTTTCTACAAAATGTAGCATCAAAGGTCAAGTTAAGTCCATTAGCTTGCCATCTAGATCACATCCAACTACACTTCGAATCGAACAACAACTCAACACGACTAAAACCGCTGCATCAGTTGCAGCCGCTAAACCAACAGCAGAGACCATTTGCAATGGTTTGTTAGAGCTTGTAGAGGTGTACAAATGCATGGATACTCTTTTAAACTCATCAAGCACCAAACTTTTAATATCTCGCCAACAAAACAAGAAATGGGTCGAAAATTTAATCGATGAAACAGTGAATTTCTTGGATGTTTGTGGAAGCACAAAAGATATGGTGACACAAATAAAAGAACACATTGTTGATCTTCAGTGTGCTTTAAGAAGACGAAAAGGAGACTCGAATGTCGAAAACAGTATCATGAAATACAATTGTTTCAGAAAAAAGATCAAGAAAGATATTAAATTGTTAGCTGGAAATTTGAAAAAAGTTGATAACGTGATAACTGTGGTTGATTCAGATATTGATCACCAACTTGCAGCTGTGATTAAATCTGTAATAGAAGTTAGTGAAATAACGGTCTCTGTTTTCGAATCGTTGCTTATGTTTATGTCTTTGCCGATTTCAAGGGCGAATAAATGGGCGCTTGTGGTGTCAAAATTAATGCACAAAGGGATGGTGACATGTGAACATCAACAAGAACAAATGAATGAATTTGAAAGTGTAGAAGATGCATTGAAAAGTTTATATAAATGTGAATCATATGCAGATGAATTTGAGAAGATGCAAGTTACAAAATCGAGATTGGAAAAACTGGAAACTCGAATCGATTGTGTCGAAACAAAGTTGGAGTGCATGTTTAGGCAATTGATTGGAACCAGATCATCTCTACTCAACATTATTTCACAGTAA